A window of the Luoshenia tenuis genome harbors these coding sequences:
- a CDS encoding DUF378 domain-containing protein: MDFVSLLLVIIGAINWLLIGLFQFDLVAFLFGGQGALVSRIIYSLVGLAGLWSISFFFRHRHHVD; the protein is encoded by the coding sequence ATGGATTTTGTATCGCTGCTCTTGGTCATCATTGGTGCGATAAACTGGCTGCTGATCGGTTTATTCCAATTTGACCTGGTTGCGTTCCTATTCGGCGGGCAGGGAGCCCTCGTCAGCCGGATCATCTATTCGCTGGTCGGCCTGGCCGGGCTTTGGAGCATCAGCTTCTTTTTCCGCCACCGCCACCATGTAGACTGA
- a CDS encoding LPXTG cell wall anchor domain-containing protein, which yields MKRGKLLALLVALVLLVLMPTTAFAATHENVDTWEKLQAAFADTDADVTIILTGDITALSDLEAKLGQTFVINGQAYTLKDVSLYGAGSVEINAALSNENNDDALKAGGQVQVTVNGDVTSDYDGISANGEAGVTVNGNITVEEDGIEARESSNVTVNGNIAGESDGVRAFDESTVNVTGDVTGKEDQGIEAEGTAEVTVSGNVTGSVEASGESTVHVTGDVTGTSGDPDEVDMTDPTDYSDGSTGVYAEGSAQVTVDGNVTGGDAFGTYGYAGDGVEARDESNVTVGGNVTGGNVTADPSVEAAQPSPAPSAAPSADAEEYYYNSIAGDGVVMDATANVTVGGDVTGGATNGDHGQAGEGVVILSLNKNYVSGDGQGPDNVQEEAQPGKLVVYGTVSGGNALADNGQDGAGIYWDDYYDGYGGPISGAPDDFHLPTEIPENIPVGLVVTVIGDIFENYYYSYGFTFEQYDSAFSAFEKDVLLPLINAATGGQADNLDDALDAVENLDAEAAAALNLQLVNAYNEHLDNVASKQIGDNMVLPEVTVWQVKSGGEQAPLFDSSFTDEMTDLLGADTNYIVRVADCENGQLIADKATAKAGETVTLIPKANDGYVLDQVLVNGVALEAVDGVYSFIMPEGGGIEVSAIFVAEAPAEAPTNTAGSPKTGDGFQAALLLGLMAVSAAAILVVRRKAQAK from the coding sequence ATGAAACGAGGCAAACTATTGGCTCTCCTGGTCGCCCTGGTGTTACTCGTTCTCATGCCCACCACGGCCTTTGCGGCTACGCATGAGAATGTGGATACCTGGGAAAAGCTCCAGGCCGCTTTCGCAGACACGGATGCGGACGTAACCATCATCCTGACGGGTGATATTACTGCTTTAAGCGATCTGGAAGCAAAGCTTGGGCAAACTTTCGTGATCAACGGACAGGCCTATACCCTTAAGGATGTTTCCCTGTACGGCGCCGGCTCGGTAGAGATCAACGCCGCGCTGTCCAACGAGAATAATGACGATGCTTTAAAGGCTGGTGGGCAGGTTCAGGTCACCGTCAACGGCGATGTTACTTCTGACTATGACGGTATCAGCGCTAACGGAGAGGCCGGGGTGACCGTCAACGGCAATATCACGGTAGAGGAAGACGGCATTGAAGCCCGGGAGAGTTCGAATGTTACAGTGAACGGTAACATCGCGGGCGAAAGCGATGGCGTACGTGCTTTTGACGAAAGTACCGTAAATGTTACGGGCGACGTGACCGGCAAGGAAGACCAAGGGATCGAAGCGGAAGGCACTGCTGAGGTGACCGTGTCCGGCAATGTCACCGGCAGCGTTGAAGCTTCTGGTGAGTCCACCGTGCACGTAACGGGCGACGTGACCGGTACCAGCGGCGATCCTGACGAGGTAGATATGACGGATCCTACGGATTATTCTGACGGCAGCACTGGCGTTTACGCTGAGGGCAGCGCGCAGGTCACGGTGGATGGCAACGTCACCGGCGGCGATGCCTTTGGCACCTATGGCTATGCGGGTGACGGTGTTGAGGCCCGTGATGAATCCAACGTTACGGTCGGCGGCAATGTCACCGGCGGCAACGTTACGGCCGACCCTTCTGTGGAAGCAGCTCAACCGAGTCCTGCTCCGTCTGCAGCCCCCAGTGCGGATGCCGAGGAATATTATTACAACAGTATCGCCGGTGATGGCGTGGTGATGGACGCAACCGCTAACGTTACGGTAGGCGGAGATGTGACCGGCGGCGCCACCAATGGCGACCACGGACAAGCTGGCGAGGGCGTGGTTATCCTGTCCCTGAATAAAAATTATGTTTCTGGTGATGGGCAAGGGCCTGATAATGTGCAAGAAGAGGCACAGCCCGGCAAGCTGGTCGTATACGGTACGGTCAGCGGCGGCAATGCGCTGGCCGATAACGGGCAGGACGGCGCCGGTATTTATTGGGATGATTACTATGACGGTTATGGTGGGCCGATCAGCGGAGCGCCGGACGACTTCCACCTGCCCACCGAAATTCCGGAAAATATTCCGGTGGGTTTGGTAGTAACTGTCATCGGTGATATTTTTGAAAATTACTATTACTCCTATGGCTTTACTTTTGAGCAGTATGACAGCGCTTTCTCCGCTTTTGAGAAGGATGTGCTTCTGCCTTTGATCAACGCGGCTACCGGCGGCCAGGCCGATAATCTGGACGACGCGTTGGATGCAGTGGAAAACCTGGATGCGGAGGCGGCCGCTGCGCTGAATCTGCAGTTGGTCAACGCCTATAATGAGCATCTTGATAATGTAGCGAGCAAGCAAATCGGCGACAATATGGTATTGCCCGAGGTTACTGTCTGGCAGGTCAAATCCGGCGGTGAGCAGGCTCCTCTGTTCGATTCCAGCTTTACCGATGAGATGACCGATCTGCTGGGTGCGGATACCAACTATATCGTACGCGTGGCAGATTGCGAGAACGGCCAGCTGATCGCCGATAAGGCTACCGCCAAGGCTGGCGAGACGGTCACCCTGATCCCGAAGGCAAATGATGGTTATGTACTCGATCAGGTCCTGGTCAACGGCGTGGCGCTGGAGGCGGTGGACGGCGTGTACTCCTTCATCATGCCGGAGGGCGGCGGGATCGAGGTTTCGGCTATCTTTGTGGCCGAAGCACCGGCGGAGGCTCCCACCAATACGGCCGGCAGCCCCAAGACGGGGGATGGCTTCCAGGCAGCGCTGCTGCTGGGTCTGATGGCTGTTTCCGCAGCCGCGATCCTGGTGGTTCGCCGCAAGGCGCAGGCCAAATAA
- a CDS encoding PPC domain-containing DNA-binding protein produces the protein MEVFKRVGDVDRYLIRLDQGDDVLGSINQVIWENGIRDGAVVSGIGTVSHAVLHMVTTTGYPPVEKYPVWEDTALEVCAIQGMIADGVPHLHAVFSDAEKAVGGHLEPGCITLYLCEIVLEAWKSPALTRLKNDKGINELHEK, from the coding sequence ATGGAGGTTTTCAAGCGCGTGGGCGATGTGGATCGGTACCTGATCCGCCTGGATCAAGGCGATGATGTGCTGGGGAGCATCAATCAGGTGATATGGGAAAACGGTATCCGGGACGGGGCCGTGGTCTCGGGCATCGGCACGGTATCCCATGCGGTTTTGCACATGGTCACGACTACGGGTTACCCGCCGGTGGAAAAATATCCCGTTTGGGAGGATACGGCGCTGGAAGTGTGCGCCATCCAAGGTATGATCGCCGATGGCGTCCCCCATCTGCACGCCGTTTTTTCGGATGCGGAAAAGGCGGTCGGCGGGCATTTGGAGCCGGGCTGCATCACCCTTTACCTGTGCGAGATCGTGCTGGAGGCCTGGAAAAGCCCGGCGCTTACCCGGCTTAAAAACGATAAAGGGATCAATGAATTGCACGAAAAATAA
- the prmA gene encoding 50S ribosomal protein L11 methyltransferase, with amino-acid sequence MDWLRISVFTTARGMDLVCAALSAVGIDQVELLEGAEQIGEFLQEVSEQWDFADPRALQQGDGRPCVRIYAPDSADGEQTLQKVRSRMAWLQGQDVGVDLGELMVEVQKVHEEDWANNWKKYYKPLPIGKRLLIKPEWETVADDEGRIVLEMNPGMVFGTGTHQTTQLCLMALEKRVKPGMQVLDLGCGSGILSIAALLLGAGHATAVDIDPIAEDIAYENAAMNGIGKDRYTVKIGNILQDKALIQEVGEGYPIVVANIIADVIIGLTHIVPDKLAPGGCLIASGIIKDRAVEVCEAIRAAGLTVKEQLVKDEWVAIVAEKTI; translated from the coding sequence ATGGATTGGCTTAGGATCTCGGTCTTTACAACGGCCCGGGGGATGGACCTGGTCTGCGCCGCGCTGAGCGCCGTGGGGATCGATCAGGTTGAATTGCTGGAAGGGGCCGAGCAGATCGGTGAATTTTTGCAAGAGGTATCCGAACAGTGGGATTTTGCCGACCCCAGGGCTTTACAGCAGGGCGATGGGAGGCCTTGCGTGCGCATTTACGCGCCGGATAGCGCGGATGGGGAGCAGACACTGCAAAAGGTGCGCAGCCGCATGGCCTGGCTGCAGGGGCAGGACGTGGGCGTGGACTTAGGCGAACTGATGGTGGAAGTGCAAAAGGTGCACGAGGAAGATTGGGCCAATAACTGGAAGAAGTATTATAAGCCCCTGCCGATCGGCAAGCGCCTGCTGATCAAGCCCGAGTGGGAAACGGTGGCGGATGACGAGGGGCGCATTGTTTTGGAGATGAACCCGGGCATGGTCTTTGGCACCGGCACGCACCAGACCACCCAGCTTTGCTTGATGGCCCTGGAAAAGCGGGTGAAGCCCGGCATGCAGGTACTGGACCTGGGCTGCGGCAGCGGTATTCTCTCCATCGCCGCGCTGCTGCTGGGGGCCGGGCACGCCACTGCCGTGGATATCGACCCCATCGCGGAGGATATCGCCTACGAGAATGCGGCCATGAACGGGATCGGCAAGGATCGGTATACGGTCAAGATCGGGAATATTTTGCAGGATAAAGCGCTGATCCAAGAGGTGGGGGAGGGCTACCCCATCGTGGTGGCCAATATCATTGCGGATGTGATCATCGGGCTTACCCATATCGTGCCGGACAAGCTGGCCCCGGGCGGCTGCCTGATCGCCTCAGGCATCATTAAAGACCGGGCGGTGGAAGTGTGCGAGGCCATCCGCGCAGCGGGGCTAACGGTTAAAGAACAACTGGTCAAAGACGAATGGGTAGCCATCGTGGCGGAAAAAACCATATAG
- a CDS encoding phosphate ABC transporter substrate-binding protein: MSMKKIAALVAAAAMFATLGLTGCASNNDASSSASASSSASGSASSGASSNVTLNVIGSTSVEPLMTAIGDKYTSETGVKVQVQGNGSSAGIKAAQDGSADIGMSSRELKQEELDSGLETQTLALDGIAVIVNTKNPVKNLTVDQISKIFKGEITNWKDVGGNDQEILLAIREAGSGTRDAFEELCNLTEKQNDKTVSVVDESKAIVSDSTNALAQNVSSKENAIGYISLGSLDASAVTALEVDGVACTEENVQAGTYKISRPLLLVTKGAPSADAQALIDYAMSEEGQKVVTDKGFILAK; this comes from the coding sequence ATGAGCATGAAAAAAATTGCGGCGCTTGTGGCCGCCGCGGCAATGTTCGCCACCTTGGGTCTGACGGGTTGCGCTTCCAATAACGACGCATCTTCCAGCGCTTCCGCCTCGTCGTCGGCTTCCGGCTCCGCCTCTTCCGGGGCATCGAGCAACGTCACCCTAAACGTGATCGGTTCCACCTCGGTCGAGCCGCTGATGACCGCTATCGGCGACAAATACACCAGCGAGACCGGCGTTAAAGTGCAGGTGCAGGGCAACGGTTCTTCCGCCGGCATCAAAGCGGCGCAGGATGGCTCTGCGGACATCGGCATGAGCTCGCGCGAACTGAAGCAGGAAGAGCTGGATTCCGGCCTCGAAACCCAGACCCTGGCCCTTGACGGCATCGCGGTGATCGTCAACACCAAAAATCCGGTCAAGAACCTGACGGTCGACCAGATCTCCAAGATCTTCAAAGGCGAGATCACCAACTGGAAGGACGTTGGCGGCAACGATCAGGAGATTCTGCTGGCCATCCGCGAGGCGGGCAGCGGCACGCGCGACGCCTTTGAAGAGCTTTGCAACCTGACCGAGAAGCAGAATGATAAGACCGTATCCGTGGTGGACGAGAGCAAGGCCATCGTTTCGGATTCTACCAACGCTCTGGCGCAGAACGTTTCCTCTAAAGAAAATGCCATCGGCTACATCTCCTTAGGTTCGCTGGACGCCAGCGCCGTAACGGCTCTGGAAGTGGACGGCGTGGCCTGCACTGAGGAGAACGTACAGGCAGGCACCTACAAGATCTCCCGCCCGCTGCTGCTGGTCACCAAGGGTGCGCCCAGCGCGGATGCCCAGGCACTGATCGACTATGCCATGAGCGAAGAAGGCCAGAAGGTCGTAACTGACAAGGGCTTCATCCTGGCAAAATAA
- the pstC gene encoding phosphate ABC transporter permease subunit PstC: MRGRKFNQKAVPAVAEGFFRLCAWISLIALAVIVIFLIIQGLPAFQELGLGPILFGDTWKPSADLYGIAPMIVASFLCTAGAVLIGSLIGIFTAMFLAQVAPARLAKLVRPLTNLLAGIPSVVFGFFGMVVLVPLISQVFGGTGNSALAVIIILAVMILPTVISIGETALRAVPKEYQEGSLALGASPMQTLMRVTLPAAKSGILTAIVLAVGRAIGETMAVILVAGNRAFFPTSLLDPVRPMTANIALELSYASGLHEQALYATGLVLLAFIVIINLVAHRLAHGKKDKS; the protein is encoded by the coding sequence ATGCGCGGCCGAAAGTTTAATCAAAAAGCGGTACCGGCGGTGGCGGAAGGTTTCTTCCGCCTTTGCGCATGGATATCCCTCATTGCGCTAGCCGTCATCGTCATCTTCCTCATCATCCAGGGGTTGCCCGCGTTCCAGGAGCTGGGCCTTGGCCCCATCCTCTTTGGCGATACCTGGAAACCCAGCGCCGACCTGTACGGCATCGCCCCCATGATCGTGGCCTCCTTCCTATGCACCGCGGGCGCGGTGTTGATCGGCAGCCTGATCGGCATCTTCACCGCCATGTTTCTGGCCCAGGTAGCCCCGGCCCGGCTGGCCAAGCTCGTCCGTCCGCTGACCAACCTGCTGGCCGGCATCCCCTCGGTGGTCTTCGGCTTTTTCGGCATGGTCGTGCTGGTGCCCCTGATCAGCCAGGTCTTCGGCGGCACGGGCAACAGTGCCCTGGCCGTTATCATCATCCTGGCCGTGATGATCCTTCCTACGGTCATCAGCATTGGCGAAACGGCGCTGCGTGCCGTCCCCAAGGAGTACCAGGAGGGCAGTCTGGCCCTTGGCGCCTCCCCCATGCAAACGCTGATGCGGGTCACCCTTCCGGCGGCCAAAAGCGGTATTTTGACCGCTATCGTGCTGGCGGTGGGCCGGGCCATCGGCGAGACCATGGCCGTTATCCTGGTGGCGGGCAACCGGGCCTTTTTCCCCACCTCGCTGCTGGACCCCGTCCGGCCGATGACGGCGAATATCGCCCTGGAGCTGAGCTATGCCTCCGGGCTGCACGAGCAGGCGCTGTATGCCACCGGCCTTGTGCTTTTAGCCTTCATCGTCATCATCAATCTGGTCGCCCATCGGCTGGCGCACGGAAAGAAGGATAAATCATGA
- the pstA gene encoding phosphate ABC transporter permease PstA, with protein sequence MSTQVKDSLVKFIIWACAIITILFLVLLLVYVISRGLPAINWEFLSTDYKPGLDLNGIAPIIGGSLLLIGLTLLFAVPIGVFAAIYMAEYAKGGRGLATIRFGVESLAGIPSILYGLFGYTFFVTFLGFKMSLLSGALTLSIMILPLIIRTTEESLRTVPISYREGSLALGANKLSTLFKVVLPSAIPGILAAVILAMGRVMGESAAVYYTAGTVAQVPAGLGESTRSMAVHLYLLAKEGLSQDEAFATATVLVVVIALLNALASFVASALRKRLTGEPVFRRRKKEV encoded by the coding sequence ATGAGCACGCAAGTCAAGGACTCCCTGGTCAAGTTCATCATCTGGGCCTGCGCCATCATCACGATCTTATTTCTGGTGCTGCTGCTGGTCTACGTCATCTCCCGTGGCCTGCCCGCCATCAACTGGGAATTTTTAAGTACGGATTACAAGCCCGGTCTGGACCTAAACGGCATCGCCCCCATCATCGGCGGCTCGCTGCTGCTGATCGGCCTGACGCTGCTGTTTGCGGTGCCCATCGGCGTGTTTGCCGCCATCTACATGGCGGAATACGCCAAGGGCGGGCGGGGGCTTGCCACCATCCGCTTTGGCGTCGAGAGCCTGGCGGGCATCCCCTCCATCCTGTACGGCCTGTTTGGCTATACCTTTTTCGTCACCTTCCTGGGCTTTAAGATGTCCCTGCTCTCCGGCGCGCTGACCTTAAGCATCATGATTCTGCCGCTGATCATCCGCACCACGGAGGAGAGCCTGCGCACCGTGCCCATCAGTTACCGGGAGGGCAGCCTGGCGCTGGGGGCCAATAAGCTGAGCACCCTTTTCAAGGTGGTGCTGCCCTCGGCCATCCCCGGCATTTTGGCCGCGGTGATCCTGGCCATGGGGCGGGTGATGGGCGAATCCGCCGCCGTTTACTACACGGCCGGCACGGTAGCCCAGGTGCCGGCCGGTTTAGGCGAGTCCACCCGTTCCATGGCCGTACACCTTTACCTGCTGGCGAAAGAGGGGCTCTCTCAGGATGAGGCCTTTGCCACAGCCACGGTGCTGGTGGTGGTCATCGCCCTGCTCAACGCCCTGGCCTCCTTTGTGGCCTCGGCACTGCGCAAGCGGCTGACCGGCGAGCCGGTGTTCCGGCGCCGCAAGAAAGAAGTTTAA
- the pstB gene encoding phosphate ABC transporter ATP-binding protein PstB: MNEQTGSNFAIMEATNLDFYYGQVHALKNVNLAIRAHEVTALIGPSGCGKSTFLKTLNRMNDLIEDVRIQGKVTFEGEDIYAKGTDVALLRKRVGMVFQKPNPFPMSIYDNIAYGPRIHGIKDRKRLDAIVEKSLKGAALWDEVHDRLRKNALSLSGGQQQRLCIARVLAVEPEVLLMDEPTSALDPISTQKIEDLIVELKEKYTIVIVTHNMQQAGRISDKTAFFLKGEIIESGETDAIFQTPQDQRTEDYITGRFG, from the coding sequence ATGAACGAGCAGACAGGCAGCAATTTTGCCATCATGGAAGCTACAAATCTGGATTTTTATTACGGGCAGGTGCATGCGCTGAAAAACGTGAATCTGGCCATCCGCGCCCACGAGGTCACGGCGCTGATCGGGCCTTCGGGCTGCGGCAAATCCACCTTTTTAAAAACCCTCAACCGCATGAACGATCTGATCGAGGATGTGCGCATCCAGGGCAAGGTCACCTTTGAGGGCGAGGATATTTACGCCAAGGGCACGGACGTGGCCCTGCTGCGCAAGCGGGTGGGCATGGTGTTCCAAAAGCCCAACCCCTTCCCCATGTCGATTTACGACAATATCGCCTACGGCCCGCGCATCCACGGCATTAAGGATCGCAAGCGTCTGGACGCCATCGTGGAAAAGAGCCTGAAGGGCGCCGCCCTGTGGGACGAGGTGCACGACCGCCTGCGCAAAAACGCACTCTCCCTTTCCGGCGGGCAGCAGCAGCGCCTGTGCATCGCCCGCGTGCTGGCCGTGGAGCCCGAGGTGCTGCTGATGGATGAGCCCACCAGCGCCCTTGACCCCATCTCGACCCAGAAGATTGAGGATCTGATCGTCGAGCTCAAGGAGAAATACACCATCGTCATCGTGACCCATAACATGCAGCAGGCCGGCCGCATCAGCGATAAGACCGCGTTCTTCCTCAAGGGCGAGATCATCGAGTCCGGCGAAACGGACGCGATCTTCCAGACCCCGCAGGATCAGCGCACCGAAGATTACATCACCGGCCGTTTTGGCTGA
- the phoU gene encoding phosphate signaling complex protein PhoU — protein MVRLTLTHDLDQLHQDLVEMATRAETAIEESIQALNRQDAALARSVIAGDDVVDELERAIEHRCLNILARHQPLARDLRAVSAALKVITDLERISDGATDIGEIVLRLAGQAYIKPLVDIPRMAELATSMVRDSISAYIQKDQHLAMAVTLRDDEMDAAFERILMELTHMMREHPESVAQAVDFLFIAKYLERMGDHATNIAEWVIYLVTGVHPQDKELHEAAQQELPTGEQ, from the coding sequence ATGGTCCGTTTAACTTTAACCCATGATTTAGATCAACTCCACCAGGACTTGGTGGAAATGGCCACCCGCGCAGAAACCGCTATCGAGGAATCCATCCAGGCGCTAAACCGGCAGGATGCGGCGCTGGCTCGCTCCGTCATCGCCGGGGACGACGTGGTGGATGAATTGGAGCGCGCCATCGAGCACCGGTGCCTGAACATTCTGGCCCGGCACCAGCCGCTGGCGCGGGATCTGCGCGCCGTCAGCGCCGCGCTTAAGGTCATCACCGATTTAGAGCGCATCTCGGACGGGGCCACGGATATCGGCGAGATCGTGCTGCGCCTGGCCGGGCAGGCGTATATCAAGCCTCTGGTGGATATTCCCCGCATGGCGGAGCTGGCCACCTCCATGGTGCGGGATTCCATCTCCGCTTATATCCAAAAGGACCAGCACCTGGCCATGGCGGTCACCCTGCGGGACGACGAGATGGACGCCGCCTTTGAGCGAATCTTGATGGAACTGACCCACATGATGCGCGAGCATCCCGAGAGCGTGGCCCAGGCGGTGGATTTCCTGTTTATCGCCAAGTATTTGGAGCGCATGGGCGACCATGCCACCAACATCGCCGAGTGGGTGATCTACCTGGTCACCGGCGTGCATCCCCAGGATAAGGAGCTGCACGAGGCCGCCCAGCAGGAGCTGCCCACCGGGGAACAATAA
- a CDS encoding response regulator → MKEWIAVVEDEGAIARLLQINLEAAGYQVAVFQSGEDFLPRLKADWPDLLVLDWMLPGIDGLTVCRRVRETPACSTLPILMLTAKSEEFDRVLGLEIGADDYMTKPFSLRELLARVKALLRRAHMQPASMDQWLTYGLLSVNLSQHQAYCSDGRLDLSPKEFDLLRQFLEHPTWAQSRDQLLEKIWGFDFTGGTRTVDMHIANLRKKIVEACGEDCIQTVRGVGYRLRGE, encoded by the coding sequence ATGAAAGAATGGATCGCCGTGGTGGAAGATGAGGGCGCAATCGCCCGGCTTTTGCAGATCAATCTGGAAGCGGCGGGTTACCAGGTCGCCGTTTTTCAAAGCGGCGAGGATTTTCTCCCCCGCCTCAAGGCGGATTGGCCGGATCTGCTGGTGCTGGACTGGATGCTGCCGGGCATAGATGGCCTGACGGTCTGCCGCCGCGTCCGGGAGACGCCCGCCTGCAGCACGCTGCCCATATTGATGTTGACTGCAAAAAGCGAGGAGTTCGACCGGGTGCTGGGGCTGGAGATCGGCGCGGACGATTATATGACCAAGCCCTTTAGCCTGCGCGAGCTGCTGGCGCGAGTCAAGGCGCTGCTGCGCCGGGCGCATATGCAGCCCGCCTCGATGGATCAATGGCTGACATACGGGCTGCTCTCGGTCAACCTCTCCCAGCATCAGGCCTACTGCTCAGACGGGCGGCTGGACCTTTCCCCCAAGGAGTTTGACCTGCTGCGCCAGTTTTTAGAGCATCCCACCTGGGCCCAGTCCCGGGATCAGCTGCTGGAAAAGATCTGGGGGTTTGACTTTACAGGCGGCACCCGCACGGTAGATATGCATATCGCCAACCTGCGCAAAAAGATCGTGGAGGCCTGCGGGGAGGATTGCATCCAGACCGTGCGCGGGGTAGGTTACCGGCTGCGCGGCGAATAA
- a CDS encoding ATP-binding protein yields MRKKLFIMTMAIVLIVTLFSGVFISLSVMRLDRDAAATRMSDQARLIAYEAGSLDADALPERIENWAAQLNAADGNPDIPYRITVIDRTGAVLADSDAVAGEMENHLTRPEVQQALQSGQGADLRFSETVRHTFLYVATATPDGSRIVRLAILMDELRRTENAILLWTALSCLLGLVVAVLLSIPLGSHFIAPIIRLRKATRAIADGEYGHRAPAEADEIGLLAQDFNGMAAQLQQVIEHERLQNAQLDSILQSTPAGIIAIDQAGGILLINREAQRIFSLHQLPPLHAPLNDWVRRPEVAQMMHETLSQGRPDSQEYEIGEKALALYTAPIFTQEGAPATGAVLVCEDITALKKLEQMRTEFVSNVTHELKTPLTSIRATIETLRTIRPMDEQLQEEMLEIMDLQSERLQALIDDLLSLAEIEHDKEIGEETCDLGEQASQAIALLRSQAESRAVSLSLTLEGQAIVQAPSGRIRRLVINLVDNAIKYNREGGAVHVQVAVLGGRARLTVSDTGIGIAPEHQSRIFERFYRVDKGRSREMGGTGLGLSIVKHLVSLYGGDIYFNSVQGEGTTFTVELPLAGNR; encoded by the coding sequence ATGCGCAAAAAACTGTTTATTATGACGATGGCCATCGTGCTCATCGTCACCTTATTTTCCGGGGTTTTCATTTCCTTAAGCGTGATGCGGCTGGACCGGGACGCCGCTGCCACCCGCATGAGCGATCAGGCGCGCCTGATCGCCTACGAGGCCGGCAGCCTTGACGCAGACGCCCTGCCCGAAAGGATCGAAAACTGGGCGGCCCAGCTCAACGCGGCGGACGGCAACCCGGATATCCCCTATCGCATCACAGTCATCGACCGGACCGGCGCGGTGCTGGCCGATTCTGACGCGGTGGCCGGGGAGATGGAAAACCATTTGACCCGGCCCGAGGTGCAGCAGGCCCTGCAAAGCGGCCAGGGCGCCGACCTGCGCTTTAGCGAGACCGTGCGCCACACCTTTTTGTACGTGGCCACCGCCACGCCGGACGGTTCGCGCATCGTGCGCCTGGCGATCCTGATGGATGAGCTGCGCCGCACGGAAAACGCCATTCTGCTTTGGACGGCGCTCAGCTGCCTGCTGGGGCTGGTGGTAGCGGTGCTGCTGAGCATCCCTTTAGGCTCGCACTTTATCGCCCCCATCATCCGGCTGCGCAAGGCCACCCGCGCCATAGCCGACGGGGAATACGGCCACCGCGCCCCTGCAGAGGCGGACGAGATCGGCCTGCTGGCGCAGGATTTTAACGGGATGGCGGCGCAGCTGCAGCAGGTGATCGAGCACGAGCGGCTGCAAAACGCCCAGCTGGACTCGATCCTGCAAAGCACGCCCGCCGGCATCATCGCCATCGACCAGGCCGGCGGCATCTTGCTGATCAACCGGGAGGCGCAGCGCATCTTTTCTCTTCATCAGCTGCCGCCGCTCCACGCCCCGTTAAACGATTGGGTGCGCCGTCCCGAAGTGGCCCAGATGATGCACGAAACCCTCTCCCAGGGCCGCCCCGATTCACAGGAGTATGAGATCGGCGAAAAGGCATTGGCGCTTTACACCGCCCCCATCTTTACCCAGGAAGGGGCCCCCGCCACCGGCGCCGTGCTGGTATGCGAGGATATTACCGCGCTCAAAAAGCTGGAGCAGATGCGCACGGAGTTCGTATCCAACGTTACCCACGAGCTCAAGACCCCGCTTACCTCCATCCGCGCAACGATCGAGACCTTGCGCACTATCCGCCCCATGGACGAGCAGCTGCAAGAGGAGATGCTGGAGATCATGGACCTGCAAAGCGAGCGGCTGCAGGCATTGATCGACGACCTGCTCTCCCTGGCCGAGATCGAGCACGACAAAGAGATCGGCGAGGAAACCTGCGACCTGGGCGAGCAGGCCAGCCAGGCCATCGCTCTGCTGCGCAGCCAGGCAGAGAGCCGCGCGGTTTCCCTCTCCCTCACCCTTGAAGGGCAGGCCATCGTGCAGGCCCCCTCCGGGCGCATCCGGCGGCTGGTGATCAATCTGGTGGATAACGCCATCAAGTATAACCGGGAGGGCGGCGCCGTGCACGTGCAGGTCGCCGTGCTGGGCGGCCGTGCGCGCCTTACGGTCAGCGATACGGGCATCGGCATCGCCCCCGAACATCAGAGCCGCATTTTCGAGCGGTTCTACCGGGTGGATAAGGGCCGCTCCCGCGAGATGGGCGGCACCGGTCTGGGCCTTTCCATCGTCAAGCATCTGGTATCGCTCTACGGCGGGGATATTTACTTTAACAGCGTTCAGGGCGAGGGGACGACCTTTACCGTGGAATTGCCGCTGGCCGGCAACCGGTAA